In Uranotaenia lowii strain MFRU-FL chromosome 2, ASM2978415v1, whole genome shotgun sequence, one genomic interval encodes:
- the LOC129747301 gene encoding ornithine decarboxylase-like, which yields MSAAGQNLRAFHVLDNDVQLEDVIRDIMSSEGSENPFHLLDLDDLVRKHLNWLSRMPRVSPFYAVKCNDDEAILKTLATLGTGFDCASKAELEQILKLGVEPDRIIFAHPIKSRESLIYARENGVQKMTFDNEEELEKVKKYYPEAKLVLRIRHDSENVLICLGKKFGCDPFGDGLELIQKAKEMDLNVIGISFHVGCGALDAECFYKAIGIARSLFEFAKGVGYDFSFLDIGGGFPGDKQKPIDGFATAINRALNEYFPEELGVHIIAEPGRYYVGSAVYALTTIHGKKLIRDPTDRSQISHVMYYLNDGVFGSLFDWISLRALQDVDRVVPALVEVKSTQRILKTTIWGPTCDSTDIICENVDFPEHFIGDFVLFENIGAYGSTLSTSFNGFPLPSIRVFVRKDTWKTLADLDALKSESKSLALLQKLFQ from the exons ATGTCGGCCGCGGGACAGAATTTGAGGGCTTTCCACGTTCTGGACAACGACGTTCAGTTGGAGGATGTGATTCGGGATATTATGTCATCGGAAGGGAGCGAGAATCCGTTTCACCTTCTGGATTTGGATGATTTGGTGCGCAAGCATTTGAATTGGTTGAGTCGGATGCCACGCGTGAGTCCGTTTTATGCGGTCAAGTGCAACGATGATGAAGCCATTTTGAAGACGTTGGCAACCCTTGGGACTGGATTCGATTGTGCCTCGAAGGCCGAACTGGAGCAAATCCTTAAGCTAGGAGTTGAACCGGATCGGATTATTTTCGCTCATCCGATCAAATCGAGGGAATCTTTGATCTACGCCCGGGAAAATGGAGTCCAGAAAATGACTTTCGACAATGAGGAAGAGCTGGAAAAGGTGAAGAAATACTATCCGGAAGCCAAACTGGTGCTGAGAATCCGCCACGATTcggaaaatgttttgatttgtttggggaaaaaatttGGCTGTGACCCTTTCGGTGATGGACTTGAGTTGATCCAGAAAGCCAAGGAAATGGACCTAAATGTAATCGGAATCAGTTTTCACGTGGGTTGTGGAGCTTTGGATGCTGAATGCTTCTACAAGGCGATTGGAATTGCTCGATCCCTGTTTGAGTTTGCCAAGGGTGTGGGCTACGATTTTTCCTTCCTGGATATCGGAGGTGGATTTCCGGGAGACAAGCAAAAGCCTATCGATGGCTTTGCTACCGCGATCAATCGAGCGCTGAACGAATATTTTCCGGAAGAACTCGGAGTTCATATCATTGCGGAACCCGGACGTTACTACGTGGGATCAGCAGTTTATGCACTGACTACAATCCATGGAAAAAAGCTCATCAGAGATCCCACCGATCGCTCGCAAATCTCCCACGTTATGTACTACCTCAATGACGGAGTTTTTGGAAGCCTCTTCGATTGGATCAGCCTTAGAGCCTTGCAGGACGTGGATCGTGTGGTTCCGGCTCTGGTCGAGGTTAAATCAACTCAACGAATTCTCAAAACTACCATTTGGGGTCCCACCTGCGATTCGACGGATATCATCTGTGAAAATGTTGACTTTCCGGAGCATTTCATCGGGGATTTTGTCCTTTTCGAGAATATCGGGGCCTACGGAAGCACTCTGTCTACCAGTTTCAACGGGTTTCCGCTGCCCAGTATAAGAGTTTTCGTTCGGAAGGATACATG GAAAACGTTGGCCGATTTGGACGCGCTTAAATCGGAATCGAAATCTCTTGCTCTGTTGCAAAAACTGTTTCAATAA